A window of Variovorax paradoxus EPS genomic DNA:
GTGAGCAGCGATACAGAGATGACAAACAGGGGCATTCCATACATGCCGCTCACTTTTTTGTATTGCCACCGCTTGAGCCCGTATCCAGTCACTCACCTAACAGTCCAGGAGCCATCATGGCCGTCCAGCAAAACAAGAAGTCGCCTTCCAAGCGCGGCATGCACCGTTCCCACAATGCACTGGTCGTGCCCGGCATCGCCGTGGAGCCGACCACTGGCGAAACGCACCTGCGCCACCACATCAGCCCGAACGGTTTCTACCGTGGCCGTCAGGTGCTCAAGAACAAGTCCGAAGCCTGATTTCGCACTCCAAGGCCAAGGCCCGAAGCTACTTTTCCTGTAGCGTCGGGCCTTTGTTTTGATGGCTACGCCTTCTTCTCCCGAATTCACTGCTGCGCCTTCCGCGATCACGCTCGCCGTGGATTGCATGGGGGGCGACCACGGGCCGCGCGTCACGCTCGCGGCCTGCCGCGCGTTTCTCGAGCGGCACAGCGAGGCCTCGTTGCTGCTGGTCGGTGCGCCGGCCGCATTGGCGGGGTTCGCCGCACATCCACGCGCCCGCATCGTTGCTGCCAGCGAAGTGGTGGGTATGGACGATCCCATTGAAATCGCGCTGCGCAAGAAGAAAGACTCTTCGATGCGCATCGCGATTCAGCAAGTCAAGGATGGCGCCGCTCAGGCGGCCATTTCCGCCGGCAACACCGGCGCGTTGATGGCGATCGCGCGCTACCTGCTCAAGACGCTCGACGGCATTGATCGCCCAGCGATCGCCCCGCAACTCCCCAACGCAAAAGGCGGAGCGACTACCGTGCTCGATTTGGGTGCGAACGTTGATTGCGATGCCGAGGATTTGCTTCAGTTCGCCGTACTCGGCTCGGCGTTGGTCTCGGCGCTGACCGGCAACGAGGCGCCTTCGGTCGGCCTGCTCAATATTGGCGAAGAAGCCATTAAAGGCAGCGAAACGATCAAAAAGGCAAGCCAACTGCTGCGAACGGCTGCCAATTCTAAAGATCTGAACTTCTACGGCAACGTCGAGGGCAACGATATTTTTAAGGGGACGACCGATATTGTCGTCTGCGACGGCTTTGTCGGAAACGTGGCGCTGAAAGCTAGCGAGGGCGTTGCGTCGATGATTGGCGAGTTCATTCGCGTCGAATTTTCGCGGAGCGTTTTTACGAAGATTGCGGCAATTGTCGCCTATCCGGTCCTAAAAGCGTTCAAAAGCCGTCTGGACCACCGTCGCTACAACGGAGCGGCCTTGTTGGGCCTCCGCGGCCTGGTTTTCAAGAGCCATGGCTCGGCCGACGAAGTGGCTTTCGGACATGCGCTGGATCGCGCTTATGATGCCGCTCGCAACAACCTGCTCGATCGCGTGCGGGCCCGCATCGCCCACGCCGCGCCTTTGCTCGCGCGGCAGGAACCGGCGGTGCCGGTCGACGCGACGGCCCTTCACGTTTGATGACCCCTTTTTCACGCATCACCGGCACCGGCAGCTATCTGCCCCCACGCCGCGTGACCAATGACAATCTCGCCAAGGAACTGGCGTCGCGCGGCATCGAAACCTCCGATCAGTGGATCGTCGAGCGCACCGGCATCCACGCGCGCCACTTTGCAGCGCCGGATGTCGGCAGCAGCGATCTCGGTCTAGAGGCTGCGAAGCACGCACTCGAGGCGGCGGGCCGCAAGGCGAGCGACGTCGACCTGATCATCGTCGCGACCTCGACGCCCGATATGGTGTTCCCGTCGTCGGCCGCCATCCTCCAGAACAAGCTTGGCATCGCCGGCTGTCCGGCGTTCGACGTCCAGGCGGTCTGCAGCGGCTTCGTTTATGCGGTGACCGTGGCGGACGCGATGATTCGCACCGGCACTGCGCGCTGCGCGCTGGTGATCGGCGCCGAAGTGTTCTCCCGCATCCTCGATTTCAACGATCGCACCACCTGCGTGCTGTTCGGCGATGGCGCGGGCGCGGTGGTCCTTGAGGCCAGCGACGAGCCCGGCATCCTGTCGAGCGATCTTCATGCCGACGGCAAGCATGTCGGCATTCTTTGTGTGCCGGGCCATGTGTCCGGCGGCAATGTGCTGGGCACGCCGTTGCTGCACATGGACGGCCAGGCCGTCTTCAAGCTGGCGGTTCGGGTGCTCGAAGAGGCGGCGCGAACTGCGCTGGCCAAGGCTGGCAAGACCGAGGCGGATATCGACTGGCTCATTCCGCACCAGGCCAACATCCGCATCATGGAAGGCACGGCCAAGAAGCTGAAGCTGCCACGCGAGAAGCTGATCGTCACGGTCAACGAGCACGGCAACACCTCTGCCGCTTCGATTCCGCTGGCGCTCGACGAGGCAGTGCGCTCCGGCAAGGTGAAGAAGGGCGAAACGCTCATGCTCGAAGGCGTGGGTGGTGGTTTCACTTGGGGCGCCGTGCTGCTCAATCTGTAGCGTATTTGCGGTCCTCTTCAGGGCTGCGATGCGATATGACGCATAGAACAATGAAATCCTTTGCTTTTGTATTTCCGGGTCAGGGCTCGCAGGCTGTCGGCATGCTCGAAGCTTGGGGCGGCCATCCGGCCGTGGCCGAAACGCTGCGCGAAGCGTCCGAAGCGCTGGGCGAAGACATCGGCGCGCTGATCAAGAACGGCCCCAAGGAAGAGCTGGCACTCACCACCAACACACAGCCCGTGATGCTGGTTGCCGGTGTCGCGGCTTGGCGTGCCTGGCTGTCCGAAGGCGGCGCGACGCCTTCCGTCGTGGCGGGTCATTCGCTCGGCGAGTACTCGGCGCTGGTGGCTTCCGGCGTGCTGACGCTGGCGCAAGCCGCCCCGCTGGTGCGTTTCCGTGCGCAGGCCATGCAGCAGGCCGTTCCTGTCGGTGTCGGCGCCATGGCTGCCGTGCTGGGCATGGAGTCCGGCAAGGTCGTGGCGGGCTGCGCGGAAGCGACGGCTTCCTTCGGCGCAGGCAGCGCTGAAATTGTCGAGGCCGTGAATTTCAACGACCCTGCGCAGACCGTGATCGCCGGCAGCAAGGCCGCTGTCGACAAGGCTTGCGAACTGCTCAAGGCCAATGGCGCGAAGCGCGCGCTGCTGCTGCCTGTTTCGGCGCCATTCCATTCGAGTCTGATGAAGCCCGCTGCCGAGGCGCTGCGCGAAAAACTCGCCACCCTCACGCTCGCCGCGCCGCAGATTCCGGTGCTGAACAACATCGACGTGGCTGTCGAGAATGATCCGGATCGCATCCGCGACGCTCTGGTGCGTCAGGCCGCCGGCCCGGTTCGCTGGGTCGAAAGCGTGCAGGCCTTGAAACTGCGCGGTGTAGCCGCCATCATCGAGTGCGGGCCCGGCAAGGTGCTGGCCGGCATGGTCAAGCGCATCGCCCCCGATCTGGAAGCTGCGTCGGTGTACGACCCGGCGACGCTCGCGGACACCCGACAATCGCTCGCCGCCTGAATGGCGCAAGGCCCCGATACTTTTTATATGAGCACTCCCAAATTCGAAGGGCAAGTTGCCCTGGTCACCGGCGCATCGCGCGGCATCGGCGCAGCGATTGCGCTCGAGCTGGCGCAGCGCGGCCTGAAGGTCGTCGGCACCGGCACCACCGAAGACAGCGCGGCCAAGATCACGTCGGCCCTGAGCGCATTCGATGGCCGTGGCCGTGCACTCAATGTGAATGACGCCGCAGCCGTCGAAGCTCTGATCGACGAGATCGTGCAGGCCTACGGTTCGATCCACGTGCTGGTCAACAACGCCGGCATCACGCGCGACACGCTTGCGATGCGAATGAAGGACGACGACTGGGATGCGGTGCTCGACACCAATCTCAAGGCCGTCTTCCGCCTCTCGCGCGCAGTGATTCGCCCGATGATGAAGCAGCGCTACGGCCGCATCATCAGCATCACGAGCGTGGTGGGCGCCTCCGGCAATGCCGGCCAGGCCAACTACGCAGCCGCCAAGGCGGGCGTCGCGGGCATGACCCGCGCCCTGGCCCGCGAATTGGGCAGCCGTAACATCACCGTCAATTGCGTCGCGCCGGGCTTCATCGAAACCGACATGACGGCAAGCCTCCCCGAGGCGCAGCAACAAGCACTTCTGCAGCAGATCCCGCTGGGACATCTGGGCAAGCCGGCCGACATCGCGCATGCGGTGGCGTACCTCGCATCGCCCCAGGCGTCCTACGTGACCGGGCAGGAGTTGCATGTGAATGGCGGCATGCACATGTAGCCGCAAGGCGCAATCTTTTCCCGTACCGGGGGTGAGGCAAATGCCACAATCCGCCCGGCTAAAATCCACCGATTACCTACAACCCTCAGAGGGAACCAAATGAGCGATATCGAAGCACGTGTCAAGAAAATCATCGCCGAGCAACTCGGCGTGGAAGAGTCCCAAGTGACGAACGAAAAGGCCTTCGTGGCCGACCTCGGCGCTGACTCGCTCGACACGGTCGAACTCGTGATGGCACTCGAAGACGAGTTCGGCATTGAGATCCCCGATGAAGATGCCGAGAAGATCACCACGGTGCAAAACGCCGTCGACTACGCCACCAAGAATCAAAAGGCCTGATTGGCCAGCTGACACTGCGATTGCGGCCGGCGGCTTTTTATCGAACCGCACGCGCCGACCAGCAACTGTTCAGCGCTTCCAGAAAGGTTTGCCGGCATGACCAAACGCCGCGTCGTCGTGACCGGACTCGGTTGCATCGCTCCTGTCGGAAACACCGCAACCGAATCCTGGGCCAACTTGTTGGCCGGGAAGTCGGGCATTGCGAACATCACCGCGTTCGATGCAAGCGCCTTCGCCTGCAAGTTCGCCGGTGAGGTGAAGGGTTTCGACATCACCCAATACATCTCGGAGAAAGAAGCGCGTCACATGGACCGCTTCATTCATCTGGGGCTTGCCGCCGCCATCCAGGCGGTGCAGGACAGCGGACTGCCGACCGGCGAAGCGCTGTCCTATGAAAAGGCCGTTCGCATCGGCTGCAACATCGGCTCGGGCATCGGCGGTCTGCCGATGATCGAAGAGACGCACGCCGAATACGCGAGCCGCGGCCCGCGCCGCATTTCGCCGTTTTTCGTGCCGGCATCGATCATTAACATGATCTCGGGGCATGTGTCGATCAAGTACGGCTTCAAAGGCCCGAACATCGCCGTCGTCACCGCCTGCACCACGGGCCTGCATGCCATTGGCACGTCGGCACGCATGATCGAGTACGGCGATGCCGACGTCATGATTGCGGGCGGCGCCGAGTCGACCATTTCGCCGCTCGGCATCGGTGGCTTCACCGCGCCTCGTGCACTGAGCACGCGCAACGACGATCCCGCCACGGCCTCGCGCCCGTGGGACAAGGACCGCGACGGTTTCGTGCTGGGCGAGGGCGCCGGCGTGCTGGTGCTCGAGGAGTACGAACACGCCAAGGCGCGCGGCGCCAAGATCTATGCGGAAGTCGCGGGCTTCGGCCTGACCGGCGACGCGTACCACATGACCGCGCCCGACGTCGACGGCCCCCGCCGCTCGATGGCGATGGCACTGGCCAACGCGGGTGTCAATGCCGACCAGGTCCAATACCTGAACGCGCACGGCACCTCGACGCAGATCGGCGACCTGAACGAGACCAACGCGGTCAAGCTCGCCTTCGGCGATCACGCGAAGAAGCTCGTCGTGAATTCGACCAAGTCCATGACCGGCCACTTGCTGGGCGGCGCGGGTGGCATCGAATCGGTGTTCACGGTGCTTGCACTGCACGAGCAGAAGAGCCCGCCGACCATCAACATCTTCAACCAGGATCCGGAGTGCGATCTCGACTACTGCGCCAACGAGGCGCGCGATCTGAAGATCGATGTCGCGGTCAAGAACAACTTCGGCTTCGGCGGCACCAACGGCACGCTGGTGTTCAAGCGCGCTTGAGCATTGCTCTCTCATGCACAGCGCGCCGTCGGTGACCTATCCGGTGGGGCGCTCGCGTGGCGCTACCCGGATTCTTGTCGTTCTCTGGACCTTGGGTGCCTGCTGCGCAGGCGCATCCTGCTATCTCTTCGATAGCGCGGGATGG
This region includes:
- the rpmF gene encoding 50S ribosomal protein L32; the protein is MAVQQNKKSPSKRGMHRSHNALVVPGIAVEPTTGETHLRHHISPNGFYRGRQVLKNKSEA
- the plsX gene encoding phosphate acyltransferase PlsX, yielding MATPSSPEFTAAPSAITLAVDCMGGDHGPRVTLAACRAFLERHSEASLLLVGAPAALAGFAAHPRARIVAASEVVGMDDPIEIALRKKKDSSMRIAIQQVKDGAAQAAISAGNTGALMAIARYLLKTLDGIDRPAIAPQLPNAKGGATTVLDLGANVDCDAEDLLQFAVLGSALVSALTGNEAPSVGLLNIGEEAIKGSETIKKASQLLRTAANSKDLNFYGNVEGNDIFKGTTDIVVCDGFVGNVALKASEGVASMIGEFIRVEFSRSVFTKIAAIVAYPVLKAFKSRLDHRRYNGAALLGLRGLVFKSHGSADEVAFGHALDRAYDAARNNLLDRVRARIAHAAPLLARQEPAVPVDATALHV
- a CDS encoding beta-ketoacyl-ACP synthase III, with product MTPFSRITGTGSYLPPRRVTNDNLAKELASRGIETSDQWIVERTGIHARHFAAPDVGSSDLGLEAAKHALEAAGRKASDVDLIIVATSTPDMVFPSSAAILQNKLGIAGCPAFDVQAVCSGFVYAVTVADAMIRTGTARCALVIGAEVFSRILDFNDRTTCVLFGDGAGAVVLEASDEPGILSSDLHADGKHVGILCVPGHVSGGNVLGTPLLHMDGQAVFKLAVRVLEEAARTALAKAGKTEADIDWLIPHQANIRIMEGTAKKLKLPREKLIVTVNEHGNTSAASIPLALDEAVRSGKVKKGETLMLEGVGGGFTWGAVLLNL
- the fabD gene encoding ACP S-malonyltransferase, coding for MKSFAFVFPGQGSQAVGMLEAWGGHPAVAETLREASEALGEDIGALIKNGPKEELALTTNTQPVMLVAGVAAWRAWLSEGGATPSVVAGHSLGEYSALVASGVLTLAQAAPLVRFRAQAMQQAVPVGVGAMAAVLGMESGKVVAGCAEATASFGAGSAEIVEAVNFNDPAQTVIAGSKAAVDKACELLKANGAKRALLLPVSAPFHSSLMKPAAEALREKLATLTLAAPQIPVLNNIDVAVENDPDRIRDALVRQAAGPVRWVESVQALKLRGVAAIIECGPGKVLAGMVKRIAPDLEAASVYDPATLADTRQSLAA
- the fabG gene encoding 3-oxoacyl-ACP reductase FabG; translation: MSTPKFEGQVALVTGASRGIGAAIALELAQRGLKVVGTGTTEDSAAKITSALSAFDGRGRALNVNDAAAVEALIDEIVQAYGSIHVLVNNAGITRDTLAMRMKDDDWDAVLDTNLKAVFRLSRAVIRPMMKQRYGRIISITSVVGASGNAGQANYAAAKAGVAGMTRALARELGSRNITVNCVAPGFIETDMTASLPEAQQQALLQQIPLGHLGKPADIAHAVAYLASPQASYVTGQELHVNGGMHM
- the acpP gene encoding acyl carrier protein; amino-acid sequence: MSDIEARVKKIIAEQLGVEESQVTNEKAFVADLGADSLDTVELVMALEDEFGIEIPDEDAEKITTVQNAVDYATKNQKA
- the fabF gene encoding beta-ketoacyl-ACP synthase II, with translation MTKRRVVVTGLGCIAPVGNTATESWANLLAGKSGIANITAFDASAFACKFAGEVKGFDITQYISEKEARHMDRFIHLGLAAAIQAVQDSGLPTGEALSYEKAVRIGCNIGSGIGGLPMIEETHAEYASRGPRRISPFFVPASIINMISGHVSIKYGFKGPNIAVVTACTTGLHAIGTSARMIEYGDADVMIAGGAESTISPLGIGGFTAPRALSTRNDDPATASRPWDKDRDGFVLGEGAGVLVLEEYEHAKARGAKIYAEVAGFGLTGDAYHMTAPDVDGPRRSMAMALANAGVNADQVQYLNAHGTSTQIGDLNETNAVKLAFGDHAKKLVVNSTKSMTGHLLGGAGGIESVFTVLALHEQKSPPTINIFNQDPECDLDYCANEARDLKIDVAVKNNFGFGGTNGTLVFKRA